The Limanda limanda chromosome 13, fLimLim1.1, whole genome shotgun sequence region CATTTACAGATTTACTTTAGTCAGAACATCATTACTGTCAGTGTAGTTTTCAAGCTATTGAATGGCACTGagcttgtgaaaaaaaaaaatccacgaATCAGTCAGGTTACCTGAAGCAGGATATCAAGTCTCTGCAAACTGTACCAGactttctcctgctctctgtggGGGCCACGCTACATTCACCGAAGTTCACAGACATTCACCAACATACACAGCCGAGGGTCCAGTTTCACCACCGCTTGTTTGAGCTCCAAGTACTATGAGCTGTGGCCTCTGTTATTTATattaaccctgtgtgtgtgcatgtgtgtgtgtgtgtgtgtgtgtgtgtgctcaacaTTGGGGGTTCTCAGTCACTTAGAAGATTACCTTGGAGCGGTTTAACGCTGTGTGAGCTGTGTCACATTTCTCTGCCATGTGCAGTGGTTTGTCTGGTCCCTGTTCATGTTGCTCTGTGTTGTCATCgttttgtgtcattttcagAAAgctgagctcctgctgctgtgaatgagCAGAGTCATCATGGAGAACAGCAAGGTGACCAGTCATCAGTCAAGGGATCAAATTATAGGCTTCTTTAGGCAACTCTGTTCATTTTGTCAAGGGAAATGATGGGAAGTGCTGAGAAAAGTTTAGTTTTGTAATtgtaataattaatgaaaatgagccatggttattattattagctaCATCTGCGCTTTTTCTGTTATGTAAGTCTATGAGGCCAAAACATTGTCTTGTGAGGCCACCTTGACTTTgtccaccaaaatcgaatcagttaatTTGCGATTTTAAGTGAACAAAACGCCACAGTTGAAAAGTTTCTATCAAGGCATTCCTGAGATGTTGCGTTCACGAGATCAAAAAGGTTTTTcataaggtcacagtgaccttgaactTTTACCTTTGAGCTTTGACGACCAACTTCTCAGGAGTTCAACTGCGGGTCCAAGTAAACATTTGTAGCAAATTTGAAAGGAATCCCTGGAGGTGTGGAGATATCATGTACAAGGTAACACACGTTTTGTGAGGTAACagcgaccttgacctttgaccttagaTCCCCAAAACTactcagttcatccttgagttaAACTGAAATGTAACAATTCAAGAAATTCTCGCCATGTGTTCTTGGGCGGAGATAACAAACCGCTCATTTTCATCAGACATAACAGCAAAGTCTAGTAATATATAAGATGGTTTACTAAAATGAGCGCTGTCACAGCAAGTTTCCCAATATGTGCATATACTTTTTGGGTAAGTGGGAGCTCCTTTAATCGTGACTCATgcctgctgagtgtgtgtctttgtgtgtgtgtgtgcgtgtgtgtgtgtgtgtctgtccagcAGCCAGTGAAAGAGGTGCAGCCCCTCCCTCGTCACCCTGCCTCCCCCCTTGCTCCCTCTTCTAAAAACCCCACCACCGGCTCCATGCAGCATGTGCAGCTGGCCTCCTCAGGTGATTTCACTCATTGGCATTTCAACATTTAGCCATTGCATAATTACATTTATACTGGAAACCAATTTTTTTCATGTCgtctgtgtttgtattgatTATTTATATCCCAACATTTTTTGACAGTTGTGACGTCGTTCCACCTTAAGCCTCCAGAGAGGGATCTGACCCTCATGTCTCATATGAAGTCTATAAAGTCTCTGAAGCACGCTGGCTTCACGGCTGTCTTCACTGGACAAACGGTAacaaaaataggaaaataatagcaataataactttttttagttttaaatttaaaaagggTGAAAAAGCACAGGTATATGTAATGAAATGAGTGAAATTCTGGATACAATTTAGTTGGTTCTCGTATGTTTTTGTTATATTGGCTCAGTCTCTTGCTGTCATGACTTTCTGAGACACCTTAGTATCACCATTATGTTATTTGAACCACGCACGCTTTCCCTGCTGTGACAAGTCTGAATGGTTTGTAGTGGGAATAAACCGATgttgatttaattttaaaatatatcatcAGTTACTTTGGCTTGACCTTTAGCCTACTGGTGTGTGATGTTACGCTGTTTATACTCTCAAATGTGGCTCCGAACGCAGCTCGCACTCTGACTGTGTCTCATGTTGTTGAACGCCGACAGAGGCTGGACAGTGAGGAGGTTTTAGAGGCGGTGCCAATCGTTGATGTGATCCTGGCCGACATCGACTCTCTGGTGCCCACGTACGATGAAGCCGGCCTCCCGATAGCAGAGTGGAAACGACAGGTGATGGTGCGGCAGCTGCAGGTCCGGCTGCAGGACGATGAGGAACAAAGGAGAGAGGTACTCTTCATCTGTAGCTTTTGTACCATATGCAGGGGCGGATCAAGAGAAAATGTCAAGGGGTGGCAAGAGGGTGGCACGGGGACCTTTAAGTGGTGGCACAAACTTCCACTTCTTTGTCTTGAGCTTAAGGTGGAATTTAACAACATTAAGACAGTGCACGCCCAGTTTAATACATGCAAATAGTTATTAAAAGGTTAAACTACTCCTTTAGAAAAAACCTCTCTGTTAAAATGTCTTCATCCCTCTAACAGGACACGACTAATGGCTACACAACAGAGGACGGCTGGAAGTATTCAGAGGCGCACAACGCAGTCCTGGGGCCTTTCGGGGAGCTGCTGACTGAGGACGACCTGGtgtacctgcagcagcagatcgaGACCGTGTCCCTGCAGAAACACTGCCGGGCCTACGAGCTGGAGCTGACCCGGCTGACCGAGGAGCTGAGGGCCATTTTACCCGACCCCATTGTCAACATCTCCCTTGACCCTGAGGTCCTACAGCAGGTGGACGCAGAGAGCAAAATGCACCTGACTTTGCCTGTGTGGTGCAGTCGTGTCTCAGAGATTGTTAAGAGCATGTCTCTGCTGGTGGCCAACCTGAGCCAAACCACAGAATATAGTGGTGAGAGGAGAATAATGGAAGGGATGATGGAAGGGCTGCAAGGCGTAAAAGATGGTTCAGGGATCGATTTGGGACAGGGATTCCTACAACAAGGCCAAGAGATGGTGCCAGCACACGTGGAGACCTCTGGTGGATGCAGGATTCCTCATATCGGCATGGCGTCTGCTTTTAGCCATCGTTTAGAGGCCAACAGCTACAGCAGAGCGCGGAGAGAGCGGGTGGAGATGGAGATCCAACAGTCTGGGGTGTCGGTGAGAAACCTCAGATCCAACTTCGAAGGTCAGATCGGTGGCATTTATCCCTTCGCTGGCGTTGTGAGTGGAAGCCACGTCATGAAGAACCAGGAAGCGGTTGGGGCCACAGGAGGAAACGACACCGACGGCAGAACGGGACTCAGCGGTGACTTGAGCTATCGCGACGATCCTAAAAAAGTCCTACCTGTGAGGGAGACTAGCAGCTTGAGGAAAGAACGCATTGTGGTGCTGTTCCTGAGCCACTGGAAAAAATCAGCATACGCTATTTCAGTGAGGGCGGCGAGGCGGAGACACGAGCAGGAGGCGGAATCGGGTCGAGTGACATCAGCGCCGCCCCAAAAGAAAATCACCTCCATGTTTCAGTTCTGCCAGCAACGAGGGGCCGTGGACAAGATTCTGAAAACCTGGAGGAGTAATTTCGAACTCAAAGAGGGGCCGAGGTcctgctcgtcctcctctcgAATGACCTACTCCCCGGAACAATTCCTGCCCGATGTGGACGGCATTGCGGTGAGCCACGACAgcttgacccttgacctcttCATGCTGGGATACTTCCACATCTTAGAGCAGGAACTGTTCCccgaggagaggaagatgaggcaTCTCCTCTGCTTCGAGGTCTTCGACCACGTGGGCGCTTTTCCCTGGGAGATGGTGCGGGACTTCCACAAGGCAGTGTTACAGGAAATCCAGGCCGGGAGGCGACAGTGGAGAGACGGCTTCGAGGACATCAAAGTTCGCTTCTTTGGGGAATCGAGGACATGTTACCGTGCATCATCACCACCGTCGTCATCATCATTGTTGCCAGATTCCAGACTAGTACCCAAAGTAATAGTTCATACTGCTTCTCCTGACGAGTGTAGCGGCGACACACCCGCTTCTCGTTTCAACAATGAAGACATTTGTAAATACATCGACCGCAGCTTTGCCTtctggaaagagaaggaggccGAGCTGTTTGATTTTGAACATCGGTCTTGATATTTCTTCACTAAATGATGTTATCTAGCTGTGCTTATTTATGGGGGACTGGTGGGATCTGAATAAAGTGAAGTTGATCGATGTACTATTACTACAAACTACGGTAGCTACGTCACACTCCAGttattacacacaaacatctaTGACTCATAGAGATGGAAAGATATGGGTGTTTACCAAGCAGAGATGGTCTAATGACAGACAACATTCAGTGGCATTATGGGAGCTGTAGTCATTTATTAGACAGGGAACAAACACAGTTGTAGTCTGATAACATGTAACAAGCCGTACTTTATATTATAACAGACATAAAACACTTTAATTCTACTGTATTTAGAAACCACAGAATGCCATTTTAGACCTCAAGTACAATATTCTTAGTCACCATTTCTCTAAATATAAACCTTGctaattcaaatatttttataCCCAAATATATTAGTAAGATATATTTTAAGAAAGAggtttaattataataatagttgTCAAATCAAAAATGGAGTAAAACATCAGTTATCTCCGAAGTGTGGTGATGTAGGCTTATTAGTAGAAAATGCAAATAACCCAGAATCCCCACCAACCAATATTTGCCTTAATATGACTCTTTATTAGCTCATATCCCATCTATGAAACTCATATCGTTTGGGGTCCAATAGAGAGGTGAGGGACGGAAATAGGTGAGGTCGCGCAGGCGCACAAGCGGCCCGAGGCTGACAGGAGGATGCTGAGCTGCATTCCCATCATtctgtgaggagaggaggatccCACAAGCGGAGGAGACGCGGAGCCACGAGAACACCCTCTCCTAAGGAACCATCCGAGTCGAGCTCTCTTATCTGCCACCATGTCAGCTGGAGGAGATTTGGGGAACCCCCTGAGGAAATTTAAACTGGTGTTTCTGGGCGAGCAGAGCGGTGAGTCAGGGGCTTTGGGGTGGTTTGGGTTTTAGGGTCTCTAACGCCAAACATGCGCATCGTACATGTTTGCAGGCCATGCATGCGATCGGGGTGATTTCTGAAAGTTTCTGTCTGGATGCAGAGGAGGTGCAGGccggctcctgctgctcctgacGCCCATGTTGTCGCTACTGGCACAAGATGTGACTGGAGAAAATTTGATTAACCCAGGAAGGAAGGGAACAACCCTAGCAAAgaataccaaaaaaaaaaaaatcgcagGCACCTTCAATGCGACGCGAtgattcaaaaaataaaaaccgtGCGTAAAACCCTTGAGGAATATGTCGCAAATTGTGATGTTTCGCATCCTAGCAGGGCGATGTGGTGTGTTGATGGTGCTGCAGTGACCGACAAATACGCACAGCCTGTCTCCACATAACAGCTTTATTCCACTTCCATCGCTTATTACCGACACCAGCAATCCTTCATCACGTGTCACGCTGCAGGGTGTGGTGTTTTTATTCCagcatttgtgttgtttttttagagAGAAGATCATAAACAGTCCCCATGTGTCAGTCCGGGACACACCCAAAGCTGCCGGGCGATGTCGGTAGCATCTCCAAACCACAGGCTCCACTTCGCTCCCATGAATAATCCAACAGGGGCTAAAAACGGGGCTTGACAGCGCCACAGCTCCATTTGCTTTATATTCTATATAATCTGTATATTGTGGctggatgtgtctgtgtgtgcggtTTGGTATGATGGCACATATTCGTAAGGCGCTGATCGATAGTGGTTGAATACGTGTTCAGACATCAGATATCCAGGGTGGCAGCACAGGGGCTGGTGTCTCAATAAAATACAGCAGAATGAACATGACCAGGCATTAATGTGACAGCAGCTTTattgaggttgtgtgtgttacATTGAGGATGCTTTaatcagtgtctctctctctctctctgtgtgtgtgtgtgtcgactaAAAGcctccatgtgtgtttgtgtggcctgTATGCTGCAATGtttctgtccatggtgctgaatcGAGGCCTGGCCACTGCCCCATTGCTGGTTGGCTTCAAGACTATATACTGCTGTCTGCATATATGGAGGATCCTATATTAGGAGAAGTGCTGTCCACACTCATCATCTGGACCTGATGTAAAATGGTGCTGAAGACGGGGCTGGGTgggatgtaaataaaaatggagcCGAGTATGGGCTCACCTTGATCCTCGGAGGAGGCCCCGTCTGGTTTTGACAGAACTGAATGTCTGAAATCTTCATGCGTTTTGTATCCCTCGGGTCATTTTTACCTCCTTTACAACTCATGTCCGTAGTCTTTTCCCAGTAACATCATTATCCTCACTATTCATTTGTTCCTTATTGGATTAATAGTGAGGGCCATTTATGGATCTTTTTTGacattgtaaaaatgtttagGGCTGCAGCTCGCCAGTCCTTTCATTATTGATGAGTCCCATGAATATTCTTGTGATTAAATCGATTGTTTTTGCCCCATAGGATGTCTGAAAATGAAATGCCTGTGAGGTGACATCTTTAAATTGCTTGTTCTGTCAGGCGAACAGAGTCAAACCACCAAGATCTCacatttaagaaaagaaaacaggagaaattatcacatttgagaagctggaacaagGGAGATGTTTGGTATTAATGCTTTAGAAATGACGTTTATGATTCGTCGATTATCAAAACTGTTGCATATTAAGTTAATTTAAATCCATATCTACATCTTTCTATACCCAAGATGCTATTTAACcatatttgatctttttcaCGCCCAGATTATTCTCTAGAATTTACTCAGGAAATTGTTTATCAATGTGTTAACACCCTAGACTAAAGTAATTATCCACATGTGTGTGCTCTTTTCTAGTGGGGAAAACATCTCTCATCACTAGATTCATGTACGACAGTTTCGACAACACATATCAGGTAAGATTCAGACCAGATCcagaatgaaaaatgtatttagaagAATTGAATGCATCAAATGATGACATGTGtggttaattattttatttaaagaattAATGGTTCTTTGCATTTATCTTCTATAAAGTGTAATGATTTGTATGTCCTCAAATGTTTTGAATTAAGGTAATTTAGGTgactactgacaggacaggTCTACATTATGTGAAGCttttcatataataataatgactaaTGAGTAATGCTTCACTGATATGCAAATGACTTGTCTATAATCTGGGTCCTTGTAAAAAATTCCTTTTTTGTGTCCTAGTTTGAATGTTTGAGCAATATTAGACGACTAAAAAAGATATGGAGATTACTCATTCCCTTGCCTTTCTCAGAAGTTAGGTAGATAAGTCTGAATGATTGAGCCCCGAAGGCAATGCAAATGAAATTAGTTTTTCAGTCTAATTTGATTTCAGAGCTTATTTGCTTCTTGTATTTTCCTATTTATTTAACAACCTTCACTCTGCTGGGAACAGCAGAGGGGACAGGGAGACATATCGCTCcctaaaatctgttttttactGATTCTTTTCTCCACCACAGGCGACCATCGGAATCGACTTCCTATCAAAGACGATGTACCTGGAGGACCGAACAGTAGGACGCCTTGATTGTCATTGAAAACTCACATGAagttacacacatatatatacatgcagATGGATCAATGTAGTTGTAGTTGTAGTCAGTCGACATGCTAAGTAAGAAATGACC contains the following coding sequences:
- the LOC133018453 gene encoding ras-related protein Rab-6B-like isoform X2, with the protein product MSAGGDLGNPLRKFKLVFLGEQSVGKTSLITRFMYDSFDNTYQATIGIDFLSKTMYLEDRTLFRRVAAALPGMESLDDANPEGMIDIKLDKPAEPSVPEGGCSC
- the LOC133017492 gene encoding espin-like protein; this encodes MENSKQPVKEVQPLPRHPASPLAPSSKNPTTGSMQHVQLASSVVTSFHLKPPERDLTLMSHMKSIKSLKHAGFTAVFTGQTRLDSEEVLEAVPIVDVILADIDSLVPTYDEAGLPIAEWKRQVMVRQLQVRLQDDEEQRREDTTNGYTTEDGWKYSEAHNAVLGPFGELLTEDDLVYLQQQIETVSLQKHCRAYELELTRLTEELRAILPDPIVNISLDPEVLQQVDAESKMHLTLPVWCSRVSEIVKSMSLLVANLSQTTEYTHVETSGGCRIPHIGMASAFSHRLEANSYSRARRERVEMEIQQSGVSVRNLRSNFEGQIGGIYPFAGVVSGSHVMKNQEAVGATGGNDTDGRTGLSGDLSYRDDPKKVLPVRETSSLRKERIVVLFLSHWKKSAYAISVRAARRRHEQEAESGRVTSAPPQKKITSMFQFCQQRGAVDKILKTWRSNFELKEGPRSCSSSSRMTYSPEQFLPDVDGIAVSHDSLTLDLFMLGYFHILEQELFPEERKMRHLLCFEVFDHVGAFPWEMVRDFHKAVLQEIQAGRRQWRDGFEDIKVRFFGESRTCYRASSPPSSSSLLPDSRLVPKVIVHTASPDECSGDTPASRFNNEDICKYIDRSFAFWKEKEAELFDFEHRS